In Janibacter cremeus, a genomic segment contains:
- a CDS encoding DUF488 domain-containing protein, whose amino-acid sequence MTTADQVHVRSVRDEPASGDGHRVLVDRIWPRGVSKEAAALDDWLKDVGPSTELRKWFGHDPERFDEFATKYAQELKGTDAWQQLQQIVADHGRVTLLFGAADREHNQAVVLQDLLTR is encoded by the coding sequence ATGACCACTGCTGATCAGGTGCATGTCCGCTCGGTCCGCGACGAGCCGGCCAGCGGCGATGGCCACCGGGTGCTCGTCGACCGGATCTGGCCCCGCGGGGTGAGCAAGGAGGCCGCCGCCCTGGATGACTGGCTCAAGGACGTCGGTCCCTCCACCGAGCTGCGCAAGTGGTTCGGTCACGACCCCGAGCGCTTCGACGAGTTCGCCACGAAGTACGCGCAGGAGCTGAAGGGCACCGACGCGTGGCAGCAGCTGCAGCAGATCGTCGCCGACCACGGCCGGGTGACACTGCTCTTCGGCGCGGCCGACCGCGAGCACAACCAGGCGGTCGTCCTGCAGGACCTGCTCACCCGCTGA
- a CDS encoding NADP-dependent oxidoreductase, translated as MRAMTYDRYGDDDELRMVERPDPKVGPAEVRVRVTRASVNPVDWKVMSGGLDPLMDARFPVVPGWDVAGVVDAVGPDTPEFVPGDRVAAYARKQVVSAGTFAEYVTVRVDDVAAVPDGVGDDVAAALPLTGLTALRVLETLAVTKGDTLLVHAASGGVGHLACQLAVAAGATVIGTASPANHDKLAAIGVTPVAHGDGLAERLAEVAPDGVDAVADLVGGVLDVSLAVLRDGGRLASVADPGVEEHGGRWVWVRPDGQRLGGLLDEVAEGRLTVDIDRTFPLERVAEAFALSREGGAQGKLVIEVDSAG; from the coding sequence ATGCGTGCAATGACCTATGACCGATATGGAGATGACGACGAGCTGCGGATGGTCGAGCGCCCCGACCCCAAGGTCGGCCCGGCCGAGGTGCGTGTCCGCGTCACCCGGGCGTCGGTGAACCCCGTCGACTGGAAGGTGATGTCCGGCGGCCTCGACCCGCTCATGGACGCCCGTTTCCCGGTGGTCCCCGGCTGGGACGTCGCCGGAGTCGTCGACGCCGTGGGGCCGGACACCCCGGAGTTCGTCCCCGGTGACCGCGTCGCCGCGTACGCCCGCAAGCAGGTCGTCTCCGCCGGCACCTTCGCCGAGTACGTCACCGTCCGTGTCGACGACGTCGCCGCCGTGCCCGACGGGGTCGGCGACGACGTGGCCGCGGCGCTCCCCCTGACGGGGCTGACCGCCCTTCGTGTCCTGGAGACCCTCGCGGTGACGAAGGGGGACACCCTCCTGGTCCACGCCGCCTCCGGAGGCGTCGGTCACCTCGCCTGCCAGCTCGCGGTGGCCGCCGGCGCCACGGTGATCGGGACGGCGTCGCCGGCCAACCACGACAAGCTCGCCGCCATCGGCGTGACCCCGGTGGCGCACGGGGACGGGCTGGCCGAGCGGCTCGCCGAGGTGGCGCCGGACGGCGTGGACGCCGTGGCCGACCTCGTCGGTGGGGTCCTCGACGTCTCGCTGGCGGTCCTGCGCGATGGCGGCCGCCTGGCCTCCGTCGCCGACCCCGGCGTCGAGGAGCACGGCGGCCGCTGGGTCTGGGTGCGCCCGGACGGCCAGCGGCTGGGCGGGCTCCTCGACGAGGTCGCCGAGGGGAGGCTGACCGTCGACATCGACCGCACCTTCCCGCTGGAGCGGGTCGCCGAGGCCTTCGCCCTGAGCCGCGAGGGCGGTGCCCAGGGCAAGCTCGTCATCGAGGTCGACTCCGCGGGCTGA
- a CDS encoding cupredoxin domain-containing protein, which translates to MAAKTTQADSWRSRLTCPRYNRCDVVRRGSATTTTPGESESNEVTITISDFTYSVPDSVPAGAEITVTNSDEVGHTVTADSGDTFDVAVEPGATVTFTAPESAGEYAFHCIPHPAMTSTLVVE; encoded by the coding sequence GTGGCCGCGAAGACGACCCAGGCGGACAGCTGGAGGAGCAGGCTCACCTGCCCACGCTACAACCGCTGCGATGTCGTCCGACGGGGCTCGGCCACGACCACGACTCCGGGCGAGTCCGAGTCCAACGAGGTCACCATCACCATCTCGGACTTCACCTACTCCGTCCCCGACTCGGTCCCCGCCGGTGCAGAGATCACCGTGACCAACTCCGACGAGGTCGGGCACACCGTCACCGCTGACTCCGGAGACACCTTCGACGTTGCCGTCGAGCCCGGCGCCACGGTGACCTTCACGGCACCGGAGTCCGCCGGCGAGTACGCCTTCCACTGCATCCCGCACCCGGCCATGACCTCGACGCTGGTCGTGGAATGA
- a CDS encoding protein-L-isoaspartate O-methyltransferase family protein has translation MDEVSDRVDQAFARTPRPGFLPTQQRHRAAQDGPVAIGDDQTNSQPSTVAAMLRLLDVRPGQLVLDVGSGSGWTTALLADLVGPDGQVIGVERIPRLVQTSRTALAGFDRPWAQVRRAEPDVLGVPGHAPFARILVSAEADELPEALLDQLAPDGVMVIPVAGEMLRVVAQPAGRRVTRHGRYRFVPLIS, from the coding sequence ATGGACGAGGTGAGCGACCGCGTCGACCAGGCCTTCGCCCGCACCCCGCGCCCCGGCTTCCTGCCGACGCAGCAGCGCCACCGCGCGGCGCAGGACGGGCCGGTGGCCATCGGCGACGACCAGACGAACTCCCAGCCCAGCACCGTCGCCGCGATGCTGCGTCTGCTCGACGTGCGTCCCGGACAGCTCGTGCTCGACGTGGGCAGCGGATCCGGCTGGACGACCGCGCTGCTGGCCGACCTCGTCGGCCCCGACGGGCAGGTCATCGGCGTCGAGCGCATCCCACGACTCGTGCAGACCTCCCGCACCGCGCTCGCCGGCTTCGACCGTCCGTGGGCGCAGGTGCGCCGGGCCGAGCCGGACGTGCTCGGTGTCCCCGGCCACGCCCCCTTCGCCCGCATCCTCGTCTCTGCGGAGGCGGACGAGCTGCCCGAGGCACTGCTCGACCAGCTCGCCCCCGACGGGGTCATGGTCATCCCGGTCGCGGGGGAGATGCTGCGGGTGGTCGCGCAGCCGGCCGGTCGCCGGGTGACCCGGCACGGCCGGTACCGGTTCGTGCCGCTGATCTCCTGA
- a CDS encoding tellurite resistance/C4-dicarboxylate transporter family protein, with protein sequence MDRLREMVATLHPGSFAFVMATGIVSVGMNQQGFVVVSRVLLGIGLVAWALLLVALTLRCVFHRDRVVADLHDPVVAFGFFTVVAGTDVLAVRLADSYWQGSAAMLAFAVVVGLFLGYGVPWAAALGREERPVLQHVNGTWFIWVVASQSVATAAASIEPLVTTGRDEIAVLAVAAWSVGIVLYAACAVFVALRILLYPFAPADLNPPYWVSMGAMAITVVAGAKIVEMDSTPIIDATSGLIGGLSVLGWAWATWLIPVLFAVGVWRHLIHRIPVTYEATWWSIVFPLGMYAVAGMYIGRADSLPIVEAIGAAWLWVGAAAWLFATVQMVRSVVARRSGTGVRSAT encoded by the coding sequence ATGGACCGCCTCCGCGAGATGGTCGCGACCCTGCACCCCGGGTCGTTCGCCTTCGTCATGGCCACCGGCATCGTCTCGGTCGGGATGAACCAGCAGGGCTTCGTCGTCGTCTCCCGCGTCCTGCTGGGGATCGGCCTGGTCGCCTGGGCACTGCTGCTCGTGGCCCTCACGCTCCGGTGCGTCTTCCATCGCGACCGGGTGGTGGCCGACCTGCACGACCCCGTCGTGGCCTTCGGCTTCTTCACCGTCGTCGCCGGGACCGACGTGCTGGCCGTGCGCCTGGCCGACAGCTATTGGCAGGGCAGCGCCGCGATGCTCGCCTTCGCGGTGGTCGTCGGGCTGTTCCTCGGCTATGGCGTCCCTTGGGCCGCCGCGCTCGGACGCGAGGAGCGTCCGGTGCTCCAGCACGTCAACGGCACGTGGTTCATCTGGGTCGTCGCGAGCCAATCCGTTGCCACCGCAGCAGCCAGCATCGAACCGCTCGTGACGACCGGGCGGGACGAGATCGCCGTGCTCGCCGTGGCCGCCTGGTCAGTCGGCATCGTGCTGTACGCCGCCTGCGCCGTCTTCGTCGCCCTGCGGATCCTGCTCTACCCCTTCGCTCCCGCCGACCTCAACCCGCCCTACTGGGTCTCGATGGGCGCCATGGCCATCACCGTCGTCGCGGGAGCGAAGATCGTCGAGATGGACTCCACACCGATCATCGACGCCACCTCCGGGCTCATCGGCGGGTTGTCCGTGCTCGGGTGGGCCTGGGCCACGTGGTTGATCCCGGTGCTCTTCGCCGTCGGTGTGTGGCGTCACCTGATCCATCGGATCCCGGTGACCTACGAGGCGACGTGGTGGAGCATCGTCTTCCCCCTGGGCATGTACGCCGTGGCCGGCATGTACATCGGTCGTGCGGACTCCCTCCCGATCGTCGAGGCGATCGGCGCCGCGTGGCTGTGGGTCGGAGCGGCGGCCTGGCTCTTTGCCACGGTCCAGATGGTTCGCTCCGTTGTGGCCAGGCGCTCCGGGACGGGCGTACGGTCGGCGACATGA
- a CDS encoding bile acid:sodium symporter family protein, with product MDSELITVGLPVALAIIMFGLGLSLTPGDFARIGRQPKAVVLALAVQVLVLPVVAFALVKAFDLSPLLAVGVMLLAASPGGTTANLFSHLFRGDIALNITLTAINSVLAALTIPLITNFAIRHFGAEGELGLQFGKVAGVVALVLVPVAIGMAVRSRRTDLAARADRPVRIFSIVVLVAIIIGAVLQERENILDYLSQVGLVTGLFCVLSLTIGYGSAVLLRLSHAQAVAASMEIGIHNTTIALTIAISILGSTTVAMPSAVYSLLMYLLATAFGFAITRGRKAPVMASAEGPATR from the coding sequence ATGGACTCCGAGCTCATCACGGTCGGCCTGCCGGTCGCCCTGGCCATCATCATGTTCGGTCTGGGCCTGTCGCTGACCCCGGGCGACTTCGCGCGCATCGGTCGTCAGCCCAAGGCCGTCGTGCTGGCGCTCGCGGTGCAGGTGCTGGTCCTGCCGGTCGTGGCCTTCGCACTGGTGAAGGCGTTCGACCTCTCGCCGCTCCTCGCCGTCGGCGTCATGCTGCTCGCGGCGTCGCCGGGCGGGACCACGGCCAACCTCTTCAGTCACCTCTTCCGAGGCGACATCGCGTTGAACATCACGCTCACCGCCATCAACTCGGTGCTCGCCGCCCTGACGATCCCGCTCATCACGAACTTCGCGATCCGCCACTTCGGCGCCGAGGGCGAGCTCGGCCTGCAATTCGGCAAGGTCGCCGGTGTCGTCGCCCTGGTGCTCGTGCCCGTGGCGATCGGCATGGCCGTGCGCAGCCGCCGGACCGACCTCGCCGCGCGAGCCGACCGGCCCGTGCGGATCTTCTCCATCGTCGTCCTGGTCGCGATCATCATCGGCGCGGTGCTGCAGGAGCGGGAGAACATCCTCGACTACCTTTCCCAGGTCGGGCTCGTCACCGGCCTCTTCTGCGTGCTCAGCCTGACCATCGGCTACGGCTCGGCCGTGCTGCTGCGCCTGTCCCACGCACAGGCCGTTGCCGCCTCCATGGAGATCGGCATCCACAACACGACGATCGCGCTCACGATCGCGATCAGCATCCTGGGCAGCACGACCGTCGCCATGCCGAGCGCGGTCTACTCGCTGCTGATGTACCTGCTGGCCACGGCCTTCGGCTTCGCCATCACCCGCGGCAGGAAGGCCCCGGTCATGGCATCCGCGGAGGGGCCGGCCACGCGATGA
- a CDS encoding alpha/beta fold hydrolase — translation MPIIKPTVRTVFVHGRGRSGPEAWPLQAAAQDPDHVFLRRTGRADQPERDADRVIEALGGRGHVIGHSYGTVTAVLAAQRRPDQLRSLVLIGPACFDLARGGRHVERHVRALAPVFAIADDPEVTGEQFLERFAAGMGAPPPDLDPATSEEVAARMRTTPAPWEIPLRADTLRLVPTLVITGDRWPLYTEVAEALAEKGAEHLVLRNTGHRPQDTQEGAEAIARFHAEHSA, via the coding sequence ATGCCGATCATCAAGCCGACGGTACGAACCGTCTTCGTCCACGGGCGTGGCCGCAGCGGGCCCGAGGCCTGGCCGCTGCAGGCCGCGGCACAGGACCCGGACCACGTCTTCCTCCGGCGCACCGGACGGGCCGACCAGCCCGAGCGCGACGCCGACCGGGTCATCGAGGCCCTCGGTGGCCGCGGCCACGTCATCGGGCACTCCTACGGCACCGTCACGGCCGTGCTGGCCGCGCAACGACGCCCGGACCAGCTGCGCAGCCTCGTGCTCATCGGGCCGGCATGCTTCGACCTCGCCCGCGGCGGCCGCCACGTCGAGCGGCACGTCAGGGCGCTGGCCCCCGTCTTCGCCATCGCCGACGACCCGGAGGTCACGGGAGAGCAGTTCCTCGAGCGCTTCGCCGCAGGCATGGGCGCACCGCCGCCGGACCTCGACCCCGCCACGAGCGAGGAGGTCGCCGCACGCATGCGCACGACTCCTGCCCCGTGGGAGATCCCCTTGCGCGCGGACACCCTGCGGCTGGTGCCCACGCTGGTGATCACCGGCGACCGCTGGCCGCTCTACACCGAGGTCGCCGAGGCGCTGGCGGAGAAGGGTGCCGAGCACCTCGTCCTGCGCAACACCGGGCATCGGCCCCAGGACACACAGGAGGGCGCGGAGGCGATCGCTCGCTTCCACGCCGAGCACTCGGCCTGA
- a CDS encoding deoxycytidylate deaminase, whose product MLDQRDHRVPTWDEYFLGIADAVAARAKCTRRRVGAVLTIEHRIIATGYNGAAPGEPDCLEGACPRGQLDYDVVPGLGDYDRPGTPGFCIAIHAEVNALLFATRDTKGATAYITDPPCPGCRKALAAAGIIRAVWPDGSHDRHGLTHWS is encoded by the coding sequence ATGCTCGATCAGAGGGACCACCGCGTGCCGACGTGGGACGAGTATTTCCTGGGGATCGCCGACGCCGTCGCGGCGCGGGCCAAATGCACCCGGCGTCGGGTCGGCGCGGTCCTGACGATCGAGCACCGCATCATCGCCACGGGGTACAACGGCGCCGCACCCGGTGAGCCCGACTGTCTCGAGGGTGCCTGTCCGCGTGGGCAGCTCGACTACGACGTCGTCCCGGGCCTGGGTGACTACGACCGCCCCGGGACGCCCGGCTTCTGCATCGCGATCCATGCCGAGGTCAACGCGCTCCTCTTCGCCACGAGGGACACCAAGGGTGCGACGGCCTACATCACCGACCCGCCCTGTCCGGGGTGCCGCAAGGCACTTGCCGCGGCCGGCATCATCCGTGCCGTGTGGCCCGACGGCTCCCACGACCGACACGGCCTGACCCACTGGTCGTGA
- a CDS encoding dodecin yields MANRTYNITEIVGTSPDGVEAAVNNAIGEASRTLRNLDWFEVESIRGHVDGDAVADWQVTIKLGFRHDG; encoded by the coding sequence ATGGCGAACAGGACGTACAACATCACCGAGATCGTCGGCACGTCGCCCGACGGCGTCGAGGCGGCGGTCAACAACGCCATCGGCGAGGCGTCGCGGACGTTGCGCAACCTCGACTGGTTCGAGGTCGAGTCGATCCGCGGGCACGTCGACGGTGACGCCGTCGCGGACTGGCAGGTGACGATCAAGCTCGGTTTCCGCCACGACGGCTGA
- a CDS encoding SRPBCC family protein — MVVSTVVSATAVIDAPAEVVFEQIADPAKQPDWDGNDNLRESESGQRVHAVGDVFVTITTRGHERHNHVVEFEEGRLIAWRPAESGAQPFGHLWRWEVRPLDDDRTEVTHTYDWTDLTDESRFPRARATTSERLQASVDRLAQVVAT, encoded by the coding sequence ATGGTCGTCAGCACAGTCGTCAGCGCCACAGCCGTGATCGATGCCCCCGCGGAGGTGGTCTTCGAGCAGATCGCCGACCCGGCGAAGCAGCCCGACTGGGACGGCAACGACAACCTGCGGGAGTCGGAGTCCGGGCAGCGAGTGCACGCCGTCGGTGACGTCTTCGTGACCATCACGACGAGGGGCCACGAGAGGCACAACCACGTCGTCGAGTTCGAGGAGGGACGCCTCATCGCCTGGCGGCCCGCCGAGTCCGGTGCGCAGCCCTTCGGCCACCTGTGGCGTTGGGAGGTGCGGCCACTCGACGACGACCGCACCGAGGTCACCCACACCTACGACTGGACCGACCTGACGGACGAGAGTCGATTCCCGCGGGCCCGCGCGACGACCAGCGAGCGCCTGCAGGCCTCCGTGGACCGACTGGCACAGGTGGTCGCGACCTGA
- a CDS encoding SMR family transporter, with amino-acid sequence MTAWLLLAVAVVAEVAGTLSLRLAATGATLWYAAVAAGYLVAFTGLATTLAHGMPLGVAYGIWAAAGVALTAIGSQVFFGEPLTRVMLLGIALIMTGVLLVELGSVH; translated from the coding sequence GTGACCGCGTGGCTCCTGCTGGCGGTGGCAGTCGTCGCCGAGGTCGCCGGGACCCTCTCCCTCCGCCTCGCCGCTACCGGCGCGACGCTCTGGTACGCAGCCGTGGCCGCCGGCTACCTGGTCGCCTTCACCGGGCTCGCCACGACCCTGGCCCACGGTATGCCGCTGGGCGTCGCCTACGGGATCTGGGCCGCCGCGGGCGTCGCCCTCACCGCGATCGGCTCGCAGGTGTTCTTCGGCGAGCCACTCACCCGGGTCATGCTCCTGGGGATCGCGCTGATCATGACCGGCGTCCTCCTCGTCGAGCTCGGGTCGGTGCACTGA
- a CDS encoding pirin family protein has protein sequence MQILTPREVPLGGPRAMSVRRTIPSRARSLVGAWCFLDHYGPDDVSATGGMVVPRHPHTALATVSWLFTGEIEHRDSTGVHAIVRPGELNLMTAGRGVSHSEFSTPQTSTLHGVQLWFALPERDVGTDPSFVHHVPEPMYVPGGIARVFLGSLLDVESPVATPTPLLGAELLLDADAETVLDVPEGHEHAVLLDDGDVTVDGQALELAEVGYLAPGRTRITLRSATGARLLVIGGEPLGEEIVMWWNFVGRSHDDIVAARQRWMSEIGAEPMTGPERFGPFPTGQPDPLPAPALPGGRLRPRA, from the coding sequence ATGCAGATCCTCACACCGCGCGAGGTGCCCCTGGGCGGACCGCGCGCGATGTCCGTCCGCCGCACGATCCCCTCCCGCGCACGCTCCCTCGTGGGCGCGTGGTGCTTCCTCGACCACTACGGTCCCGACGACGTCTCGGCCACGGGCGGGATGGTCGTCCCCCGGCACCCGCACACCGCGCTGGCGACGGTCTCGTGGCTCTTCACCGGCGAGATCGAGCACCGTGACTCCACCGGTGTGCACGCGATCGTCCGCCCGGGCGAGCTGAACCTCATGACGGCCGGCCGGGGCGTGAGCCACTCCGAGTTCTCCACCCCGCAGACCTCGACCCTGCACGGCGTGCAGCTGTGGTTCGCCCTGCCCGAGCGGGACGTCGGCACCGACCCTTCCTTCGTCCACCACGTCCCCGAGCCGATGTACGTCCCCGGCGGGATCGCCAGGGTCTTCCTCGGCAGCTTGCTCGACGTCGAGTCACCGGTCGCGACACCGACCCCGCTGCTCGGGGCTGAGCTGCTCCTGGATGCCGACGCCGAGACCGTCCTGGACGTCCCGGAAGGCCACGAGCACGCCGTCCTCCTCGACGACGGCGACGTCACCGTCGACGGGCAGGCCCTCGAGTTGGCCGAAGTCGGCTACCTCGCCCCCGGACGCACCCGCATCACCCTGCGCTCGGCCACGGGTGCGCGTCTGCTCGTCATCGGCGGTGAGCCCCTCGGGGAGGAGATCGTCATGTGGTGGAACTTCGTCGGCCGCAGCCACGACGACATCGTCGCCGCCCGCCAGCGGTGGATGAGCGAGATCGGCGCGGAGCCGATGACCGGACCGGAGCGCTTCGGTCCCTTCCCCACGGGGCAGCCCGACCCCCTTCCCGCCCCCGCCCTGCCCGGCGGCCGGCTGCGACCGAGGGCCTGA
- a CDS encoding MFS transporter yields the protein MSAHHDTRQGPPFPAVLIVIGVALISINLRPGATSIGPLLEELSTALSLGPTVAGLLTAMPGFTFAAAGAVAVSLAHRVGLSKGITIGVVALVLTLLARVLTDSSMVFIGLTTIGLAGMGLGNVLVPAWIKAHSRDGGVRLMTIYSMGLTIGGAMGALVTAPLASIVPGQWRGALAVWGLVALLALLPWLVISAKDRVHRRTDSVVNGRMAHSPTAIALTALFGMQSMNAYVQFGWLPQIYRDAGLSATSAGALTAIVTGLGILGGLLMPTIIDRGRHLSAWMVSFGVLAAGGYLGLLVAPATLPWLWAGLLGISGFAFPTAIALITARSRDPRVTAQLSGFVQPVGYLLAGFGPLAVGVLHAATGGWTLVLVLLMLSGLGITLAGLRVAKPVFVDDEMAARIT from the coding sequence ATGAGCGCCCACCACGACACCCGACAGGGGCCTCCCTTCCCCGCAGTGCTCATCGTCATCGGCGTCGCGCTGATCTCGATCAACCTGCGCCCCGGCGCCACGTCGATCGGCCCTCTCCTCGAGGAGCTGAGCACCGCACTGTCGCTCGGCCCCACGGTCGCCGGCCTCCTCACCGCGATGCCCGGGTTCACCTTCGCCGCTGCCGGCGCGGTCGCCGTCAGCCTGGCCCACCGGGTCGGCCTGTCCAAGGGCATCACGATCGGTGTCGTCGCCCTGGTCCTCACCCTGCTGGCCCGGGTCCTGACCGACTCCTCGATGGTCTTCATCGGGCTCACCACGATCGGCCTGGCCGGCATGGGTCTGGGCAACGTCCTCGTCCCGGCATGGATCAAGGCGCACTCACGTGACGGCGGCGTGCGGCTGATGACCATCTACAGCATGGGCCTGACGATCGGTGGCGCGATGGGAGCGCTGGTCACGGCGCCTCTCGCGTCGATCGTCCCGGGGCAGTGGCGCGGCGCCCTCGCCGTCTGGGGCCTGGTCGCCCTGCTGGCCCTGCTGCCGTGGCTGGTCATCAGCGCCAAGGACCGCGTGCACCGGCGCACCGACAGCGTCGTGAACGGGCGGATGGCCCACTCCCCGACCGCGATCGCGCTCACCGCACTCTTCGGCATGCAGTCGATGAATGCCTACGTCCAGTTCGGCTGGTTGCCCCAGATCTACCGGGATGCCGGGTTGTCGGCGACGAGTGCCGGTGCGCTGACCGCCATCGTCACCGGTCTGGGTATCCTCGGCGGGCTGCTCATGCCGACCATCATCGACCGCGGCCGCCACCTGTCTGCGTGGATGGTCTCCTTCGGCGTCCTCGCCGCCGGAGGGTACCTCGGCCTGCTCGTCGCGCCGGCGACGTTGCCGTGGCTGTGGGCGGGGCTGCTCGGCATCTCCGGCTTCGCCTTCCCGACGGCGATCGCCCTGATCACTGCCCGCTCCCGGGATCCACGCGTCACTGCGCAGCTGTCCGGCTTCGTGCAGCCGGTGGGATACCTCCTGGCCGGCTTCGGCCCGCTCGCCGTCGGGGTGCTCCACGCCGCCACCGGAGGGTGGACCCTCGTGCTCGTCCTGCTCATGCTCAGCGGGCTGGGCATCACGCTGGCCGGTCTGCGCGTGGCCAAACCGGTCTTCGTCGACGACGAGATGGCGGCGAGGATCACCTGA
- a CDS encoding universal stress protein, with the protein MTTDASMQDTPTPPGAVVAAIDGSHRDPAVLDWAAAEAVSVGAPLHLVHAVDLGTPLSAYGELLTSPDIVDKVEQESVRVATDAKARVAGTHPDLPVTTALPTGAPAGGLLNASDGARLLVVGSARKTKAERIVLGTTSLSVVAHSPCPVVLVPEDSEITGDGRVVVGIDGSQHSRLAFQHALEAAALRGKSVTTVTSWNVEVVGGVVVTEPGSPEWESVDTRYREMAEATVAQMRAAHPDIEVTVEVHHGRAADTLVEVAQGADLLVVGSRGRGGFRGMLLGSVSQRVLGRATVPVAVLHQQ; encoded by the coding sequence ATGACCACCGACGCGAGCATGCAGGACACCCCGACTCCACCCGGGGCCGTTGTCGCCGCCATCGACGGCAGCCACCGTGACCCCGCCGTCCTCGACTGGGCCGCAGCCGAGGCCGTGTCGGTGGGCGCGCCCCTCCACCTCGTCCACGCCGTCGACCTCGGGACCCCGCTGTCCGCCTATGGCGAGCTGCTGACCAGCCCCGACATCGTCGACAAGGTCGAGCAGGAGTCCGTGCGCGTGGCCACCGATGCGAAGGCGCGCGTGGCCGGCACCCACCCTGACCTGCCCGTGACGACCGCCCTGCCGACGGGGGCGCCGGCGGGCGGCCTGCTCAACGCCTCCGACGGGGCACGCCTGCTCGTCGTCGGCTCCGCCCGCAAGACCAAGGCCGAGCGGATCGTCCTTGGCACGACCTCGCTGAGCGTCGTCGCCCACTCGCCCTGCCCGGTCGTGCTCGTCCCGGAGGACAGCGAGATCACCGGTGACGGCCGCGTCGTCGTCGGCATCGACGGCAGCCAGCACAGCCGACTGGCCTTCCAGCACGCCCTCGAGGCCGCGGCCCTGCGGGGCAAGTCGGTCACGACCGTCACCTCGTGGAACGTCGAGGTGGTGGGTGGCGTCGTCGTCACCGAGCCGGGATCGCCCGAGTGGGAGAGCGTCGACACCCGCTACCGCGAGATGGCCGAGGCCACCGTCGCGCAGATGCGTGCTGCCCACCCGGACATCGAGGTCACCGTCGAGGTCCACCACGGCCGTGCCGCCGACACCCTCGTCGAGGTCGCCCAGGGCGCCGACCTGCTCGTCGTCGGATCGCGTGGCCGCGGCGGTTTCCGCGGGATGCTGCTCGGCTCGGTCTCCCAGCGTGTGCTGGGCCGGGCCACCGTCCCCGTCGCGGTGCTGCACCAGCAGTAG
- a CDS encoding SMR family transporter: MRKWLLLAAAIVCEVTASLSLKAALDRPVLYLVVAAGFTAAFALLAAVLRRGMGIGVAYGIWSATGVVLTTTLSSVIYDESLTGLMGIGIALIIAGVLLVELGSHEIDAVPETTS, encoded by the coding sequence GTGAGGAAGTGGCTCCTGCTGGCCGCCGCGATCGTGTGCGAGGTGACGGCCTCCCTCTCGCTGAAGGCCGCCCTCGATCGGCCCGTGCTCTACCTCGTCGTCGCCGCGGGGTTCACCGCGGCCTTCGCCCTCCTGGCTGCCGTGCTGCGCCGCGGGATGGGCATCGGGGTGGCGTACGGGATCTGGTCGGCGACCGGCGTCGTGCTGACGACGACGCTGTCGTCGGTGATCTACGACGAGAGCCTCACCGGCCTGATGGGCATCGGCATCGCGCTGATCATCGCCGGCGTCCTGCTGGTCGAGCTCGGGTCGCACGAGATCGACGCCGTACCGGAGACGACCTCGTGA